The following are encoded in a window of Providencia rettgeri genomic DNA:
- a CDS encoding dihydrodipicolinate reductase produces the protein MMKKVRAVQYGCGKMGKFLIRYLQEHGAEVVAAFDINDAVIGKDIGEIAGTTLTGVKVQPLHEADTTLETLKPDVGIIATLSTMADLEEAFSLFARHGVNAISTGEEALYPWNSSPEITQKLDTLAKANNCTLAGSGYPDMYWGVLIDTLAGSMHKLVKIKGSSCYNVEDYGIALAIGHGAGLTVDEFNQQIGNYNDLPYEVISQKIESGEYAPPYMWTQNGWLCSRLGLTITNQTQRCVPQIAQADIYSDTLKMTVKKGDVLGLSAVVITETAEGVTLETECIGKILTADECDKNSWQLIGEPDTSIEVNNPATVELTCANLVNRIPALINSPAGYTTTEKMPNNVYMTKPMHEYL, from the coding sequence ATGATGAAAAAAGTACGTGCAGTTCAATATGGTTGCGGAAAAATGGGCAAATTTTTAATCCGTTACTTGCAAGAGCATGGCGCTGAAGTTGTGGCGGCTTTTGATATCAACGATGCAGTCATTGGTAAAGATATCGGCGAGATCGCGGGTACCACGCTGACTGGGGTGAAAGTGCAGCCTCTTCACGAAGCAGATACCACCCTTGAAACCTTAAAACCCGATGTCGGAATTATTGCAACACTCAGTACCATGGCTGATTTAGAAGAGGCATTCTCACTGTTTGCACGCCATGGCGTTAATGCCATCTCTACCGGTGAAGAAGCCCTTTACCCATGGAATTCATCCCCCGAAATTACGCAAAAACTTGATACATTAGCTAAAGCAAACAATTGTACCTTAGCAGGAAGCGGCTACCCCGATATGTATTGGGGTGTGCTCATCGATACCTTAGCGGGGTCAATGCACAAATTGGTGAAAATCAAAGGTTCAAGCTGCTATAACGTAGAGGATTATGGGATAGCGTTAGCCATCGGGCACGGCGCAGGGCTCACAGTCGACGAGTTTAACCAGCAAATCGGTAATTACAATGACTTGCCCTATGAAGTCATTTCCCAAAAAATTGAAAGTGGCGAATATGCACCACCTTATATGTGGACACAAAATGGCTGGCTATGCAGCCGTCTTGGCTTAACAATCACTAACCAAACTCAGCGCTGTGTTCCACAAATTGCACAAGCGGATATTTATTCTGACACACTGAAAATGACAGTGAAAAAAGGCGATGTTCTCGGTTTATCCGCAGTCGTTATCACAGAGACTGCCGAAGGTGTGACGCTCGAAACAGAGTGCATCGGTAAAATCTTAACCGCTGATGAATGCGATAAAAACAGTTGGCAGTTAATTGGTGAACCTGATACTTCCATTGAAGTTAATAACCCTGCTACCGTTGAGTTAACTTGTGCAAACTTGGTTAACCGTATTCCAGCACTGATTAATAGCCCTGCGGGTTATACCACTACAGAAAAAATGCCAAATAATGTCTATATGACCAAACCTATGCATGAATATCTATAA
- a CDS encoding GNAT family N-acetyltransferase, with protein sequence MKEICQAITLEGECVRLEPLSHQYDAELAAIIRRDGLHNLWYALVPDPDDFSQDVESRLVRFAQKECLPFVVIDKRTGKPVGITSYNKVDNAVQRVEVGATWYGIEVQRTAINTEAKYLLLKHAFETLGCVAVEFRTHFLNHQSRKAIERLGAKLDGILRNHMKAKTGELRDSCVYSIIAPEWPAIKHHLEWQMVKPR encoded by the coding sequence ATGAAAGAGATATGCCAAGCTATTACTTTAGAAGGTGAATGCGTTCGCCTTGAACCTTTATCTCACCAATATGATGCAGAGCTTGCGGCGATTATCCGTCGTGATGGGTTACATAACTTATGGTATGCCTTAGTCCCCGATCCTGATGATTTTTCCCAAGACGTTGAAAGTCGCCTAGTGCGTTTTGCGCAAAAAGAGTGCTTGCCATTTGTGGTGATCGATAAGCGCACGGGTAAGCCCGTTGGGATCACTTCGTATAATAAAGTGGATAATGCCGTTCAGCGTGTTGAGGTGGGAGCAACTTGGTATGGTATTGAAGTTCAGCGCACGGCGATTAATACAGAAGCCAAATATTTGTTGTTAAAACATGCCTTTGAAACGTTAGGATGTGTGGCGGTGGAGTTTAGAACGCACTTTTTAAACCATCAGAGCCGTAAAGCGATTGAGCGTTTAGGGGCAAAACTCGATGGCATATTACGCAATCATATGAAAGCCAAAACGGGTGAGCTGCGTGATAGCTGCGTTTATAGCATTATTGCGCCTGAATGGCCTGCCATCAAACACCACTTAGAGTGGCAAATGGTAAAACCACGCTAG
- a CDS encoding FAD-dependent oxidoreductase, protein MRNFPHLFTPLDLGHTVLKNRILMGSMHTGLEEHPEGSERLAHFYRLRAENGVSLIITGGIAPSPEGALTANGAVLNHASQLPFHQTITDAVHQAEGKIALQILHAGRYGLHPLLVAPSAIQAEIIPFAPKALCADDVHKTIDDFVNTAKLAQQAGYDGVEVMGSEGYLINQFIAKRTNHRNDEWGGSYTNRIRFPIEIVRRIREAVGANFIIVYRLSMLDLVEDGSTWEEIEYLAKEIEKAGACMINTGIGWHEARVPTIATQVPRHAFSWVTQKLMGKVNIPLITTNRINDPFVAEQILANRQADMVSMARPFLADEAFVRKAAENRADEINTCIGCNQACLDLIFSGKLASCLVNPQAVREMDYPNEKAPKSKSVAIVGAGPAGLSCAIYAAKRGHKVTLFEKSNQIGGQFNLAKQIPGKEEFHETIRYFCRQLQLLNVDVRLEQQADVQGLSGFDEVIIATGVTPRKIQLEGADHHKVVSYIDVITQQQVVGKNVAIIGAGGIGFDVAELLTQEGKSSSLDTSLFNKEWNIDPTIRSKGGIYPEKKNGVGSARQLYLLQRKNSKVGAGLGKTTGWIHRLSLMKRGVKMLNGVEYMRVDDDGLHIRYQDKMQCLPVDNVVLCAGQEPYRPLKIQLAEYGIDAHVIGGADVAAELDARRAIEQGMKIAYQL, encoded by the coding sequence ATGCGCAATTTTCCACACCTTTTTACCCCCCTTGATTTGGGGCATACAGTACTCAAAAACCGGATATTAATGGGCTCAATGCATACTGGGCTCGAAGAACACCCTGAAGGGAGCGAGCGACTTGCCCATTTTTACCGTTTGCGCGCTGAAAACGGTGTTAGCCTGATTATTACTGGGGGGATAGCCCCTAGTCCTGAAGGTGCCCTAACCGCCAATGGTGCGGTATTGAATCACGCTAGCCAACTGCCATTTCATCAAACGATTACAGATGCCGTGCACCAAGCTGAGGGGAAAATTGCCCTTCAAATATTGCATGCTGGACGATATGGATTACATCCATTATTAGTGGCGCCAAGTGCTATTCAGGCCGAAATTATTCCATTTGCTCCAAAAGCGCTCTGCGCAGATGATGTTCATAAAACCATTGATGATTTTGTGAATACGGCAAAATTAGCTCAACAAGCTGGTTACGATGGCGTCGAAGTAATGGGCTCTGAAGGTTATTTAATTAATCAATTTATTGCTAAACGCACTAATCATAGAAACGATGAATGGGGTGGTAGCTACACAAACCGCATTCGTTTTCCCATTGAAATTGTGCGGCGGATTCGTGAAGCTGTTGGCGCTAACTTTATTATTGTGTATCGGCTGTCGATGTTAGATTTGGTGGAAGACGGCTCAACTTGGGAAGAAATTGAATACCTTGCGAAAGAAATCGAAAAAGCGGGTGCTTGTATGATCAACACAGGCATTGGCTGGCATGAAGCCCGAGTCCCCACCATTGCAACACAAGTGCCCCGTCATGCGTTTAGTTGGGTTACTCAAAAATTAATGGGCAAAGTAAATATTCCGTTAATTACCACAAATCGTATCAATGACCCATTTGTTGCCGAACAAATTCTAGCCAATAGGCAAGCAGATATGGTGTCAATGGCACGACCATTCCTTGCGGATGAAGCTTTTGTTCGAAAAGCAGCCGAAAACCGTGCTGATGAAATAAATACCTGTATTGGCTGTAACCAAGCTTGCCTTGATTTAATTTTTAGTGGGAAACTTGCCAGTTGCCTAGTTAATCCGCAGGCAGTCAGGGAAATGGACTACCCCAATGAAAAAGCCCCTAAGAGTAAATCGGTTGCCATCGTCGGTGCTGGTCCGGCAGGGCTTTCCTGTGCGATTTATGCGGCAAAACGTGGTCATAAAGTCACCTTATTCGAAAAATCGAATCAAATTGGTGGGCAATTTAATTTAGCGAAACAAATTCCGGGCAAAGAAGAGTTCCATGAAACGATCCGTTATTTTTGTCGTCAGTTACAACTGCTGAATGTAGATGTTCGCCTTGAACAACAAGCGGATGTACAAGGCCTTTCAGGTTTTGATGAAGTTATTATTGCCACTGGCGTCACTCCACGCAAAATTCAGCTTGAGGGAGCGGACCACCACAAAGTGGTTTCCTATATTGATGTGATTACTCAGCAACAAGTAGTAGGTAAAAATGTGGCCATTATTGGCGCAGGAGGCATTGGTTTTGACGTGGCTGAGCTATTAACACAAGAAGGCAAAAGCAGCAGTTTAGACACTTCGCTATTTAATAAAGAGTGGAATATTGACCCGACAATTCGTTCAAAAGGGGGCATTTACCCTGAGAAGAAAAATGGTGTTGGATCGGCTCGCCAGCTCTACTTATTGCAACGAAAAAACAGCAAAGTTGGTGCAGGTCTTGGGAAAACAACCGGTTGGATTCATCGCCTGTCACTGATGAAGCGTGGTGTGAAAATGCTTAATGGCGTGGAATATATGCGTGTCGATGATGATGGCTTGCATATTCGTTACCAAGATAAAATGCAATGTTTGCCTGTCGATAACGTGGTGTTATGTGCAGGGCAAGAACCTTATCGACCGTTAAAAATTCAACTTGCTGAATATGGAATTGATGCTCATGTCATCGGTGGTGCCGATGTAGCGGCTGAATTAGATGCTCGTAGGGCTATTGAGCAAGGCATGAAAATCGCTTATCAGCTTTAA